A single region of the Salvia splendens isolate huo1 chromosome 18, SspV2, whole genome shotgun sequence genome encodes:
- the LOC121776719 gene encoding uncharacterized protein LOC121776719: MDMLAKHLSQIATSLSEMRGNEGRIPASVKPPDRANISQITLRSERGYDGPSVKKDGESIITPLEKETGIGEAKTGKTETGEVGTGNANQNTDSEKAVPRTADQHPLGPGVEPEIEEINIETGESSKGNVSNSERQMKPFPHRGEPRKKKEDPADFMEIFGKLKINLPFLQALKLPIFSKFIKEFIARKTKPRGKIVIGETVSAVIQKRRMPSKRTDPGMFTLPISIGNINVEHSMCDLGASIIVLPLSLYKKLEGVRMVDTKVAIQLANRSCISPEGVLENVIIKVHDFLYPADFYVIKMSEYQSAESSGVLLGRPFLRTAKTIIDVFDGTICLDYHGEKFTFNIDEAMKKPLDIENMHVVDVINPLVQEFLETELMHEQVENSELSHSIDREVASWCEAVNTLGMTDEELTEAILEFCESPDFSGLRN, encoded by the coding sequence ATGGACATGTTAGCTAAACATCTCTCCCAGATCGCGACTTCTTTGAGTGAGATGCGCGGGAACGAAGGAAGAATTCCTGCCTCGGTAAAACCACCAGATAGGGCAAATATCAGCCAGATAACCCTGAGATCGGAGCGAGGATATGATGGGCCAAGTGTGAAGAAAGATGGAGAGTCCATTATTACTCCATTGGAAAAGGAAACCGGAATAGGGGAAGCTAAAACAGGGAAAACTGAAACAGGGGAGGTCGGAACAGGGAATGCCAACCAGAATACAGACAGTGAGAAAGCAGTACCCAGGACAGCTGATCAACATCCCCTAGGTCCAGGAGTTGAACCAGAGATAGAAGAAATCAACATAGAAACTGGAGAATCTTCCAAGGGAAACGTTAGCAATAGTGAGAGGCAAATGAAACCCTTTCCCCACCGAGGTGAACctaggaagaagaaggaagaccCAGCGGACTTTATGgaaatttttgggaagttgaAAATTAACCTACCGTTTCTTCAGGCTCTTAAGCTGCCCATCTTTAGTAAGTTTATCAAGGAGTTTATAGCTAGGAAGACCAAACCCCGTGGTAAGATCGTGATTGGGGAAACTGTGTCGGCTGTGATCCAGAAGAGAAGAATGCCTTCTAAGCGTAcagacccaggtatgttcactctcccTATCTCAATTGGGAACATTAATGTTGAGCATTCCATGTGTGACTTAGGTGCTTCGATAATTGTTTTACCGCTTTCGCTTTATAAGAAATTGGAGGGAGTAAGgatggtggatacgaaggtgGCAATTCAGTTAGCTAATAGGTCATGCATCAGTCCTGAGGGCGTCTTAGAGAATGTGATCATtaaggtgcatgattttctgtatcctgCTGATTTCTATGTAATTAAGATGAGTGAGTACcagtctgctgagtctagcggagtgcttttaggaagaccatttCTACGCACCGCCAAGACAATCATTGATGTGTTTGATGGAACCATTTGTCTAGATTATCATggagagaagtttacttttaacATTGATGAGGCTATGAAAAAACCATTGGATATAGAGAATATGCATGTTGTAGATGTAATTAATCCTCTGgtccaagaatttcttgaaacAGAGTTGATGCATGAACAGGTGGAAAATTCAGAGTTGAGTCACTCCATTGACAGggaagtggccagttggtgtgAAGCAGTCAACACACTGGGAATGACTGATGAAGAATTaacagaagcaattctggagtTTTGTGAAAGTCCAGATTTTTCCGGTCTAAGGAATTAG